From the Myripristis murdjan chromosome 14, fMyrMur1.1, whole genome shotgun sequence genome, one window contains:
- the ripk4 gene encoding receptor-interacting serine/threonine-protein kinase 4, with translation MDVPDSPHGNMGLLRTFDSSEFGSWEKIGSGGFGQVYKVRHVQWKTWLAIKCPPCLHVDDKERAELLEEAKKMEAAKFRYILPVYGICGDPQGLVMEYMETGSLETLLATEPLPWELRFRIIHETAVGMNFLHCMNPPLLHLDLKPANILLDAHYHVKISDFGLARWNGLSRADDISRDGFCGTISYLPPERIIEKDRVSDTKHDVYSFSIVIWGILTQKKPYQGENNILQIMVKVVKGVRPDLGAVPRCRPAACTGFMGLMQRCWATSPEARPSFQEITSEAEELYSKPQEEPKTPTPEPEPTPCNGLSTDQVKDSKSVRPKSAMLPEKDYSLSELLSQVDSGISRSFDRVKEDGFRSKENTCKRLSGISSIDSAFSSQDSITLSFEKENICDSAEVQKRKLCEAIRTKDIAKLMKILQPQDVDLLLDGGGSLLHHAVTLANEEAVKFLLLNNANPNLANARGSTPLHLATEKHLKPLVELLLGRRSTNVNAKDEDQYTALHWAAQNGDEAITRLLLDRGAAINETDGQGRTPTHVACQHGQENVVRVLLSRGADVRVKGKDNWTALHLAAWQGHLGIVKLLIKQAGADVDGQTTDGRTPLHLASQRGQYRVARILIELGADVHKTSAGSNTPLHVAAETGHTSTSRLLVKHRADIKAQNSQGLTALHLASQRGHLPTVKMLLEEGADPSSSSQALRTPCHLAAESGHCEVLRELLLHCPDGAGLSDEQGLSPLHLAVQGGYTDIITMLLPEHCQDSITESVVQPVAEKPNPPVARQLQRKVVILKLTERDISDCPEPAGSQCASASC, from the exons ATGGATGTACCGGACTCTCCCCATGGGAACATGGGGCTGTTGAGGACCTTTGATTCCTCTGAATTTGGCAGCTGGGAAAAGATAGGCTCAGGTGGCTTTGGACAAGTATACAAAGTCCGGCATGTACAGTGGAAAACATGGCTGGCTATCAAGTGCCCTCCCTGCCTTCATGTGGATGACAA GGAGCGTGCAGAACTGCTAGAGGAGGCGAAGAAGATGGAGGCGGCCAAGTTTCGCTACATCCTCCCTGTTTATGGGATCTGTGGGGATCCTCAGGGCCTGGTGATGGAGTATATGGAGACGGGCTCCTTGGAGACCTTGCTGGCAACCGAGCCGCTGCCCTGGGAGCTCCGCTTCCGAATCATCCACGAGACCGCAGTGGGAATGAACTTCCTCCACTGCATGAACCCGCCGCTGCTCCACCTGGATCTGAAGCCAGCTAACATCCTGCTGGACGCACACTATCATGTCAAG ATATCAGATTTTGGTCTGGCCAGGTGGAACGGTCTGTCGCGAGCTGATGACATCAGCAGAGATGGCTTCTGTGGCACCATCTCCTACCTGCCTCCCGAGAGAATCATTGAGAAGGACAGGGTGTCCGACACCAAGCATGACGTCTACAG TTTTTCCATCGTCATCTGGGGAATTCTTACACAGAAGAAGCCCTACCAAG gaGAGAACAATATCCTGCAGATCATGGTGAAGGTGGTAAAAGGGGTGCGTCCAGACCTGGGGGCAGTGCCACGCTGTCGACCAGCAGCCTGTACTGGCTTCATGGGCCTCATGCAGCGCTGCTGGGCCACCTCACCTGAAGCCAGACCCAGCTTCCAGG AGATCACATCTGAAGCTGAGGAGCTCTACTCTAAACCTCAAGAGGAGCCCAAGACTCCAACCCCAGAGCCAGAGCCCACGCCCTGTAATGGACTGAGCACAGACCAG GTTAAAGACAGCAAGTCAGTGCGCCCAAAATCGGCCATGTTGCCAGAAAAAGACTATAGCTTGTCAGAGCTGCTGAGCCAGGTGGATTCTGGGATCTCGAGGAGCTTTGACCGTGTTAAGGAGGATGGCTTCCGCAGCAAAGAAAACACTTGCAAGAGGCTGTCTGGCATCTCTTCTATAGATTCAGCCTTCTCCTCCCAAGACTCCATCACACTTTCCTTTGAGAAGGAAAACATATGCG ATTCTGCTGAGGTCCAGAAGCGGAAGCTGTGCGAGGCCATCAGGACCAAGGACATTGCTAAGCTGATGAAGATCCTCCAGCCTCAGGACGTTGACCTTCTTCTGGATGGAGGAGGCAGCCTACTCCACCATGCTGTCACTCTGGCCAACGAAGAGGCCGTCAAGTTCCTCCTCCTGAACAATGCTAACCCCAATCTGGCCAACGCTCGTGGCTCCACACCACTCCACCTGGCCACCGAGAAACACCTGAAGCCCCTGGTGGAACTTCTGCTGGGCCGACGAAGCACTAACGTCAACGCCAAGGATGAGGACCAATACACAGCGTTACACTGGGCTGCCCAGAATGGAGATGAGGCCATCACACGCCTGCTGCTGGACCGGGGCGCTGCTATCAATGAGACTGACGGCCAGGGACGCACGCCAACCCATGTTGCTTGCCAACATGGCCAGGAAAATGTAGTCCGCGTGCTGTTGAGCCGTGGCGCTGATGTTCGAGTCAAGGGCAAGGACAACTGGACGGCACTGCATCTGGCTGCCTGGCAGGGGCATCTGGGCATCGTCAAACTGCTAATCAAGCAGGCCGGCGCCGATGTGGACGGGCAGACGACAGATGGGCGCACACCACTGCACCTGGCATCCCAGAGGGGGCAGTACAGAGTGGCACGCATCCTCATTGAACTGGGGGCGGATGTTCACAAGACGTCTGCTGGGTCAAACACACCCCTGCATGTGGCGGCTGAGACGGGTCACACCAGCACCTCTCGTCTCTTGGTGAAACATCGGGCGGACATCAAGGCGCAGAACAGCCAGGGCCTCACTGCTCTCCACCTAGCCTCCCAGCGAGGACACCTACCCACGGTCAAGATGCTACTAGAGGAGGGGGCAGACCCTTCCAGTAGCAGCCAAGCCCTTCGCACCCCCTGCCACCTGGCGGCAGAGAGCGGACACTGTGAAGTTCTCAGAgagctcctcctccactgcccAGATGGGGCTGGTCTCTCAGACGAGCAGGGCCTCAGTCCATTACACCTGGCAGTGCAAGGGGGTTACACAGATATCATCACTATGCTGCTGCCGGAGCACTGCCAGGACTCCATTACTGAAAGTGTGGTGCAACCAGTCGCCGAAAAGCCCAACCCACCAGTAGCCAGGCAACTCCAGAGGAAAGTCGTCATTCTCAAACTGACAGAGCGCGATATCAGTGACTGTCCAGAACCTGCTGGCTCACAGTGCGCCTCCGCATCCTGCTAA